A genome region from Cyanobacterium stanieri LEGE 03274 includes the following:
- the mfd gene encoding transcription-repair coupling factor translates to MSFSSVIRAIAHSPLSNELTHKIHPDKPFHLQGASRLVKGLVTSALAQKQNKNLLIICATLEESARWMANIEAMGWKQVFFYPTTSASPYEALNPESEMIWGQMQTLSGLITKKEPVAVVTTEQALQPHLPPADVFNQYCLNLTERITLNSKQIDLTLTNMGYERVNLVESEGQWAKRGDLIDIFPVSAELPIRLEFFGDELEQIKEFDPVSQRSLDQIESLNLTPSSWDSIILQNIPTIETIEPYLTPLEQDNLQNNIYPEGVTRFLGFAFDPVASILDYFDDDTLVAVDELSQCLAHSNIWTEQAEEKWQLINETNGNLLPSLHRTLEKSLQTIKYPQIHLSEIAQENQENSLNLSSRPLPVRPHQFAKIGEIIRGKKEVYNTIDLSKYNTWLISAQPMRSVALLQEHDCPAQFISNPLDFPTIEKSHRQNTAVALKYSGQAELEGFILPTFRIAIVTDKEFFGQHNLASPTYIRKRRKAASKQVDLDKLRPNDFVVHKHHGIGQFIELETLASREYLVIKYLDGILRVPAENSEVLSRYRSSDSKHPKLYKLTGKEWNNLKNKARRSIKKLAVDLVKLYATRAKLTGFVYPEDSPWQRELEDSFPYEPTPDQLKATQDVKMDLESDRPMDRLVCGDVGFGKTEVAIRTIFKVVTAGHKQVAFLAPTTILSQQHYHTLLERFSPYPINIGLLNRFRSASERKEIMQKLATGELDIVVGTHQLLSKTIKYKDLGLLVIDEEQRFGVNQKEKIKAMKTSVDVLTLSATPIPRTLYMSISGVREMSLITTPPPSRRPIKTHISAFNEGIIRTAIRNELDRGGQIFYVLPRIEGMDKVVEMLQNMIPSLRIGIAHGQMPEGELESTMLGFNNGDADLLICTTIIESGLDIPRVNTIIVEDAQKFGLAQLYQLRGRVGRSGVQAHAWLLYPEDKALSDTARKRLRALQEFSQLGSGYHLAMRDMEIRGVGSLLGAEQSGQMEAIGFEMYTEMLKEAIDEIQGQEIPTVEDTQIDLNLMAFIPNRYIADMEQKMDAYRGVATVSCDRDIKQIERDWLDRYGEIPEPAKQLLKVADLKYKAKSIGFSRIKPEGKQNIILETPMLEPAWNLLLEKLPPHLHSRFVYAKKKVVVRGLGAMKPTQQLETLINWFGCLCN, encoded by the coding sequence ATGAGCTTTTCTTCTGTTATAAGGGCGATCGCACATTCTCCCCTCAGCAACGAATTAACCCATAAAATTCACCCTGATAAACCTTTTCACCTCCAAGGTGCATCAAGACTCGTAAAAGGCTTAGTCACCTCCGCCCTTGCCCAAAAACAGAACAAAAATTTATTAATTATCTGTGCTACCCTCGAAGAATCCGCCCGTTGGATGGCTAATATAGAAGCCATGGGCTGGAAACAAGTTTTTTTCTATCCCACCACCTCCGCCAGTCCTTACGAAGCCCTGAACCCTGAATCCGAGATGATTTGGGGACAGATGCAGACCCTCAGCGGTTTAATTACTAAAAAAGAACCTGTTGCCGTAGTCACTACCGAACAAGCCCTACAGCCCCATTTACCCCCTGCCGATGTTTTTAATCAATATTGTTTAAACCTAACCGAGCGCATAACCCTTAATAGTAAACAAATTGACCTCACCTTGACAAACATGGGTTATGAGAGAGTTAATTTAGTAGAAAGCGAAGGACAGTGGGCAAAAAGGGGAGATTTGATCGATATATTTCCCGTGTCGGCGGAATTACCCATTAGATTAGAGTTTTTTGGCGATGAATTAGAACAAATCAAGGAATTTGACCCCGTTTCTCAACGTAGCCTAGATCAAATTGAAAGTCTTAATTTAACTCCTAGTTCGTGGGATAGCATTATTTTGCAGAACATACCCACCATAGAAACTATTGAACCATACTTGACTCCCCTAGAGCAAGATAATTTGCAAAACAACATTTATCCTGAAGGGGTGACTCGTTTTCTGGGTTTTGCCTTTGACCCCGTGGCAAGTATCCTCGACTATTTTGATGATGATACCCTAGTGGCGGTGGACGAACTAAGCCAGTGCCTTGCCCATAGTAATATTTGGACAGAACAAGCCGAGGAAAAATGGCAGTTAATCAATGAAACTAACGGGAATCTTTTACCCTCTCTCCATCGTACCCTTGAGAAGTCTTTACAAACTATTAAATATCCGCAAATTCATCTTTCAGAAATTGCCCAAGAAAACCAAGAAAATAGTCTTAATTTATCATCCCGTCCTTTACCTGTTCGCCCTCATCAATTTGCAAAAATAGGGGAAATAATTAGGGGTAAAAAAGAAGTATATAATACCATCGATTTAAGTAAATATAATACTTGGTTAATTTCTGCCCAACCCATGCGCTCGGTAGCCTTATTACAAGAGCATGATTGCCCTGCTCAATTTATCTCTAATCCCCTAGATTTTCCCACCATTGAAAAATCCCATCGCCAAAATACAGCGGTAGCTTTAAAGTATTCAGGACAGGCGGAATTAGAAGGTTTTATATTACCTACTTTTCGCATTGCAATTGTTACGGATAAAGAGTTTTTTGGACAACATAATTTAGCTAGTCCTACTTACATTAGAAAAAGGAGAAAAGCGGCCTCAAAACAGGTTGATTTAGACAAGTTAAGACCTAATGATTTTGTGGTACATAAACATCACGGTATCGGTCAATTTATTGAGTTAGAAACTTTGGCTAGTCGTGAATATTTAGTAATTAAATATCTTGATGGTATTTTGAGAGTACCTGCGGAAAATTCTGAGGTATTAAGCCGTTATCGCTCCAGTGATAGTAAGCATCCTAAATTATATAAACTAACAGGAAAAGAATGGAATAATCTTAAAAATAAAGCCCGTAGATCCATTAAAAAATTAGCGGTGGATTTAGTAAAATTATATGCCACTCGTGCTAAATTAACAGGGTTTGTTTATCCCGAGGATTCTCCATGGCAAAGGGAATTAGAAGATTCTTTTCCCTATGAGCCAACCCCAGATCAATTGAAGGCTACTCAAGATGTAAAAATGGATTTAGAGAGCGATCGCCCCATGGATCGTTTAGTATGTGGAGATGTGGGATTTGGGAAGACAGAGGTAGCCATTAGAACTATTTTTAAAGTGGTTACAGCAGGTCATAAACAAGTGGCATTTTTAGCTCCCACTACCATTTTATCCCAACAACATTATCATACTCTCCTAGAAAGATTTTCTCCTTATCCCATTAATATTGGCTTATTAAATCGCTTCCGCAGCGCTTCAGAAAGAAAAGAAATTATGCAAAAATTGGCCACAGGAGAATTAGATATTGTAGTGGGTACTCATCAACTTTTAAGCAAAACTATTAAATATAAAGATTTAGGCTTATTAGTAATAGATGAAGAACAAAGATTTGGGGTAAATCAAAAGGAAAAAATCAAAGCGATGAAAACCTCTGTGGATGTTCTCACCCTCAGCGCTACCCCCATCCCTCGTACCCTTTATATGTCCATTTCAGGAGTTAGGGAAATGAGCCTGATTACCACCCCTCCCCCTAGTCGTCGCCCCATCAAAACCCACATTAGTGCCTTTAATGAAGGCATTATTCGCACTGCCATTCGTAATGAGTTGGACAGGGGAGGACAAATATTTTATGTATTACCGCGCATTGAGGGCATGGATAAGGTGGTGGAAATGTTACAAAACATGATTCCCAGTTTACGCATTGGTATAGCCCATGGACAGATGCCAGAGGGGGAGCTAGAATCAACGATGTTAGGTTTTAATAATGGGGATGCTGATTTGTTGATTTGTACCACCATTATCGAATCAGGGCTAGATATTCCTAGGGTGAATACTATTATTGTGGAAGATGCCCAAAAATTCGGTTTAGCCCAATTATACCAGCTTCGAGGACGTGTGGGGCGATCGGGGGTACAAGCCCACGCCTGGTTGTTATATCCTGAAGATAAAGCCCTCTCAGACACCGCTAGAAAACGTTTACGGGCATTACAGGAGTTTTCCCAATTGGGTTCAGGGTATCATCTGGCCATGCGTGATATGGAGATAAGGGGGGTTGGTAGCCTTTTGGGAGCTGAGCAATCGGGGCAAATGGAAGCCATTGGTTTTGAGATGTACACGGAGATGTTAAAAGAAGCCATCGACGAAATTCAAGGGCAGGAAATTCCCACGGTGGAAGATACTCAAATTGATTTGAATTTAATGGCATTTATTCCTAATCGTTATATTGCTGATATGGAGCAAAAAATGGATGCTTATCGGGGGGTGGCAACGGTTAGTTGCGATCGAGATATTAAGCAAATTGAGCGGGATTGGTTGGATAGATATGGGGAAATTCCTGAACCCGCCAAGCAATTGTTAAAGGTGGCAGATTTGAAATATAAGGCGAAATCCATTGGTTTTTCTCGCATTAAGCCTGAGGGTAAACAAAATATTATCTTAGAAACTCCGATGTTAGAACCTGCTTGGAATTTGTTATTAGAAAAGTTGCCTCCCCATTTACATTCTCGTTTTGTTTATGCTAAGAAGAAGGTTGTTGTCAGGGGTTTGGGGGCTATGAAACCGACTCAACAATTGGAGACTTTGATTAATTGGTTTGGTTGTCTTTGTAATTAG
- the minD gene encoding septum site-determining protein MinD, translating into MKCRVIVITSGKGGVGKTTVTSNLGTAIAQLGKKVCLIDADFGLRNLDLLLGLEQRVVYTIMDALAGECTLEKAIVRDKRTQGLHLLPAAQNRTKDAITPQEMKQVIAQLKPNFDYILVDCPAGIEMGFRNAIAAATEALIVTTPEVAAVRDADRVVGLLESEGMESIRLIVNRLRPEMVEMDEMISVEDILDLLVVPLIGIIPDDKRIITSSNRGEPLVLNKEPSLPGIAIKNIAKRLEGADIPYLDLMASQDNFFTRIKRFLGMSEQK; encoded by the coding sequence ATGAAATGTAGAGTTATTGTAATTACGTCGGGAAAAGGAGGAGTCGGCAAAACCACCGTTACCTCAAATTTAGGTACAGCCATTGCCCAATTAGGAAAAAAAGTTTGTTTAATTGATGCTGATTTTGGTCTGAGAAATCTTGATTTATTGTTAGGATTAGAACAAAGGGTGGTATATACCATTATGGACGCCCTAGCCGGAGAATGTACCCTTGAAAAAGCCATTGTTAGGGATAAACGCACCCAAGGTTTACACCTACTCCCTGCGGCGCAGAATCGCACCAAAGATGCCATTACCCCCCAAGAGATGAAACAGGTAATTGCTCAACTCAAACCTAATTTTGATTATATTCTGGTGGATTGTCCTGCGGGGATTGAAATGGGCTTTAGAAATGCGATCGCAGCGGCCACAGAAGCCTTAATCGTTACTACCCCCGAAGTGGCAGCGGTGAGGGATGCGGATAGGGTAGTCGGTTTACTCGAGAGCGAAGGAATGGAAAGTATTCGCTTAATTGTGAATCGTTTACGCCCTGAGATGGTGGAAATGGATGAAATGATTAGCGTAGAGGATATTCTTGATTTGTTGGTTGTTCCCTTAATTGGCATTATTCCCGATGATAAAAGAATTATTACATCTTCTAACCGTGGTGAACCCTTGGTTTTGAACAAAGAGCCTTCTTTACCCGGTATTGCCATCAAAAATATTGCTAAACGCTTAGAAGGGGCGGACATTCCTTATTTAGATTTAATGGCATCTCAAGATAATTTTTTCACTAGAATTAAACGCTTTTTGGGAATGTCTGAACAAAAATAA
- the minE gene encoding cell division topological specificity factor MinE, producing the protein MIKNFFTSITSWGATEKSGKSAKNRLELVLAHDRAGVNPELIEKMRLEILEVVSRYLDIDIEEMDFSIQSSDRTTSLKANLPIKKIKRNQEN; encoded by the coding sequence ATGATTAAAAATTTTTTTACATCCATTACCTCTTGGGGTGCTACAGAAAAAAGTGGTAAAAGTGCTAAAAACCGTCTCGAATTAGTTCTTGCCCACGATAGGGCAGGGGTTAATCCCGAACTAATTGAAAAAATGCGCTTAGAAATTTTGGAGGTAGTTAGTCGCTATCTTGACATTGACATTGAGGAGATGGATTTTTCTATTCAAAGTAGCGATCGCACCACATCCTTAAAAGCAAATTTACCAATCAAAAAAATAAAAAGAAATCAAGAAAATTAA
- the proC gene encoding pyrroline-5-carboxylate reductase, with the protein MSFKLGVIGGGVMAEAIISRLLEKKIYQSDQIQVSEPQSSRRDYWQGSYGVATTDSNRELCEGCEVLLLAIKPQIFSAVASDLQGMESGDYPNLVISILAGTCLTKLESVFGDAGIIRVMPNTPALVGQGMSAIAPNGKVSKEGLTVALSIFNAIGEVMEVPEYLMDGVTGLSGSGPAFVAMMIEALSDGGVAVGLPRAVASQLALQTVLGTAELIKTKQLHPAILKDQVTSPGGTTIAGVSQLEKHGFRHSIIEAVKAAKVRSEELNG; encoded by the coding sequence GTGTCTTTTAAATTAGGCGTTATTGGTGGGGGTGTGATGGCTGAGGCTATCATCTCCCGTCTTTTAGAAAAAAAAATATATCAATCTGATCAAATACAAGTTAGCGAACCTCAATCTTCTCGCCGAGACTATTGGCAGGGTAGTTATGGGGTAGCTACCACGGATAGTAATAGGGAGTTGTGCGAGGGTTGTGAGGTTTTGTTGTTAGCCATTAAACCTCAAATATTTTCGGCGGTGGCATCGGATTTGCAAGGAATGGAGTCTGGGGATTATCCTAATTTGGTAATTTCTATTTTGGCTGGTACTTGTTTAACTAAGTTGGAGTCGGTTTTTGGGGATGCGGGTATTATTCGAGTGATGCCGAATACTCCTGCTTTGGTGGGACAGGGGATGAGTGCGATCGCCCCTAATGGTAAAGTAAGTAAGGAAGGTTTAACCGTCGCTTTATCTATTTTTAATGCCATCGGTGAGGTAATGGAAGTACCTGAATATCTGATGGATGGAGTGACAGGATTATCAGGCTCTGGCCCTGCTTTTGTTGCCATGATGATTGAGGCCCTGAGCGATGGCGGTGTGGCGGTGGGCTTACCCCGTGCGGTGGCCTCTCAACTGGCCTTACAGACGGTGCTAGGTACTGCAGAATTAATCAAAACAAAGCAGTTGCACCCAGCGATTTTAAAAGATCAAGTGACTAGCCCTGGAGGTACTACCATTGCGGGGGTTTCTCAACTGGAAAAACATGGTTTTCGTCACAGTATCATCGAGGCGGTAAAGGCGGCTAAGGTGCGCTCGGAGGAGTTAAATGGGTGA
- a CDS encoding cell division protein SepF: MREKIFGGLEKLKSIVNRPNQDYDSLEEENNYNPYEEEMEEMMSEGIIEDEEEEENSPLLSRVNPRMENTTINDSPSLSRRRRHTSSMDMDSNHDLDMEQSSRMSSRFPSNVIGLPGVNTAMNEIEIFEPHTFEQASEVIKLLKQQRAVVLNLNSMESYEAQRAVDFVTGGTAALDGNCERVGESIFLFTPRNVQVTNSKGNSSVGKKSDHGLSDDFTPNNFSDNLWSSTPLPDLSSSLAQ, encoded by the coding sequence GTGAGAGAAAAAATTTTTGGCGGCCTAGAAAAACTAAAAAGCATCGTTAATAGACCAAATCAAGATTATGATTCCCTCGAGGAGGAAAATAATTATAACCCTTATGAGGAAGAAATGGAAGAAATGATGTCTGAAGGAATAATCGAAGATGAGGAGGAAGAAGAAAATTCACCGTTATTGTCTAGGGTAAACCCCCGCATGGAAAATACAACCATTAATGACTCTCCTTCTTTGAGTCGTCGTCGCCGTCATACTTCTTCTATGGATATGGATAGTAATCATGATTTAGATATGGAGCAAAGTAGTAGAATGTCTAGTCGTTTCCCTAGCAATGTAATTGGATTACCTGGAGTTAATACAGCCATGAATGAAATTGAAATTTTTGAACCTCATACCTTTGAACAAGCATCAGAGGTGATCAAACTTCTTAAACAACAACGAGCCGTTGTGTTAAATTTAAATTCTATGGAGTCTTACGAAGCTCAAAGGGCCGTGGATTTTGTCACCGGAGGCACTGCCGCCCTTGATGGTAATTGCGAAAGGGTAGGAGAGTCTATTTTTCTGTTTACCCCTAGAAATGTTCAGGTAACTAATTCTAAGGGAAACTCTAGCGTGGGGAAAAAGTCTGATCATGGTCTTTCTGATGATTTTACTCCCAATAATTTTTCTGATAATCTTTGGAGTAGTACCCCTCTACCCGATTTATCTTCTTCTTTGGCTCAATAG
- a CDS encoding sensor histidine kinase — MNENTSLAQELKEAKIAFQNASLYARFQAGFLGRVSHEIRSPLGSLMSIHQLILNDLCESEEEEREFIAQAYEYSKKLMNMLDELIEISKLEAGRFELELVPLKCLDFLKFVQEKMKMQGANRNVILDVAMVDESLMIMADREKLAQGFFYWLEVAIDVSQLGTITLGADSQAPDNYSRLTINLPFSSEEFKESSQFEELSFHQTKGLESCPTLSDGAKISLAQSLIHLMGGQCRLQEITDKTTCLEIFLPNSGNFA, encoded by the coding sequence ATGAATGAAAATACATCCTTAGCCCAAGAGCTAAAAGAAGCTAAAATTGCTTTTCAGAATGCTTCATTATATGCTCGTTTTCAAGCGGGTTTTTTGGGGAGGGTTTCCCATGAAATCCGATCGCCTTTAGGTAGTTTAATGAGTATTCATCAGCTAATTTTGAATGACTTGTGTGAAAGCGAGGAGGAGGAAAGGGAATTTATCGCCCAAGCCTACGAATATAGTAAAAAATTAATGAATATGTTAGATGAATTGATTGAAATTTCTAAATTAGAGGCAGGAAGATTTGAATTAGAGTTAGTGCCTTTGAAATGTCTTGATTTTTTAAAATTTGTACAGGAAAAGATGAAAATGCAAGGGGCTAACCGCAATGTTATTTTAGATGTGGCGATGGTGGATGAGAGTCTGATGATTATGGCCGATAGGGAAAAATTAGCCCAAGGATTTTTTTATTGGTTAGAGGTGGCCATCGATGTTTCCCAACTAGGTACGATTACCCTAGGGGCAGATTCCCAAGCCCCTGATAATTATTCACGGCTTACCATTAATTTACCGTTTTCTAGTGAGGAGTTTAAGGAATCTAGCCAATTTGAGGAGTTATCTTTTCATCAAACCAAAGGGTTAGAGTCTTGCCCTACCCTGTCTGATGGTGCAAAAATTTCCCTTGCCCAAAGTTTGATTCATTTGATGGGGGGGCAGTGTCGCCTTCAGGAAATAACTGATAAAACTACCTGTTTAGAGATATTTCTTCCCAATTCGGGGAATTTTGCTTGA
- a CDS encoding GNAT family N-acetyltransferase, which yields MDCSHIKFCTDKEKIDLEKLLALYQKNAFWTKNRNLEDLTIAIAHSNPVISVWDHQKLIGSARATSDGIYRATIWDVVIDGEYQGLGLGRKLVETLISHPLLNRVERIYLTTTHQQKFYQRIGFVENETTTMVLYNTYPNPEDLKQNSPNWEEISLNR from the coding sequence ATGGATTGTAGTCATATCAAGTTTTGCACCGATAAAGAAAAAATTGACCTCGAAAAATTGTTGGCACTTTACCAAAAAAATGCCTTTTGGACAAAAAATCGTAATCTTGAGGATCTCACCATTGCGATCGCCCACAGTAATCCAGTAATATCAGTATGGGATCATCAAAAACTAATTGGTAGTGCTAGAGCAACTTCCGACGGTATCTATCGAGCCACCATCTGGGATGTAGTCATTGATGGAGAATACCAAGGTTTAGGATTAGGACGTAAACTCGTAGAAACTCTCATTAGCCATCCCCTTCTCAACCGAGTGGAAAGAATTTATCTCACCACCACCCATCAACAAAAGTTTTATCAAAGAATTGGCTTTGTTGAAAATGAAACCACTACTATGGTTTTATATAATACTTATCCTAATCCAGAAGACCTCAAGCAAAATTCCCCGAATTGGGAAGAAATATCTCTAAACAGGTAG
- a CDS encoding D-alanyl-D-alanine carboxypeptidase, translating into MFFGVLTILSSLFNFSPTPPQVPLIPWHEASVFQLPTQGDEKVDMIMKKYLQGLESRNISLNQQGIWMQTHWATLADNRGTIPAPAASLTKVATTLVALDKWSMDHRFLTKFYITGSINDGVLEGDLIVEAGGNPFFVWEDAITLAHEIEKLGIETVAGNLVIVGDWRMNFRENNRASGDDLRRAFDGESWNYTVETQYQTMENPPPRPKLVIQGKNIFLDGLLAQSRLLYTHSSQSLTEILKAMNIYSNNFIAEHLAQQMGGGEKLGAIASKLSNVPPAEIQLINGSGLGVDNRISPRAACRMLIAIEQKIKPHNLTIADLFPVSGIDEGTIQDRKIPHGIAVKTGSLAVVSALSGAIDTEERETVYFAIINYANGLDDLRNRQDELLIDLSHHWQIKPILPHSAH; encoded by the coding sequence GTGTTTTTTGGTGTTTTAACAATTCTCTCTAGTCTATTTAATTTTTCCCCAACTCCCCCTCAAGTGCCGTTAATCCCTTGGCATGAAGCCTCTGTTTTTCAATTACCAACCCAAGGGGATGAGAAAGTAGATATGATTATGAAAAAATATTTACAGGGTTTAGAAAGTCGCAACATTTCCCTTAATCAACAGGGTATCTGGATGCAAACCCATTGGGCAACTCTGGCGGATAATCGGGGTACAATTCCCGCCCCTGCGGCTTCTCTTACTAAAGTTGCTACCACCTTGGTTGCTTTGGATAAATGGTCTATGGATCATCGTTTTCTGACCAAATTTTACATCACAGGAAGTATTAATGATGGAGTTTTGGAGGGAGATTTAATTGTTGAGGCAGGGGGTAATCCTTTTTTTGTGTGGGAAGATGCCATCACCCTTGCCCATGAAATTGAAAAACTCGGTATTGAAACCGTGGCGGGGAATCTGGTGATAGTGGGTGATTGGCGGATGAATTTTCGGGAAAATAATCGAGCTTCGGGGGATGACTTGCGACGGGCTTTTGATGGGGAAAGTTGGAATTACACCGTAGAAACTCAATATCAAACCATGGAAAATCCTCCCCCACGGCCTAAGTTAGTTATCCAAGGGAAAAATATTTTTCTTGATGGTTTACTCGCCCAAAGTCGTCTTTTATATACCCATTCATCACAATCCTTAACAGAAATTTTGAAGGCGATGAATATTTATAGTAATAATTTTATTGCCGAACATCTTGCCCAACAAATGGGAGGGGGTGAAAAATTAGGGGCGATCGCCTCTAAACTAAGTAATGTACCCCCCGCAGAAATTCAACTCATAAATGGCTCCGGATTAGGGGTAGATAACCGCATTTCTCCCCGTGCAGCCTGTAGAATGCTCATTGCCATTGAACAAAAAATTAAACCCCATAACCTCACCATAGCTGATTTATTCCCCGTCTCAGGCATCGATGAAGGAACAATCCAAGATCGTAAAATACCCCACGGCATAGCCGTTAAAACTGGTTCTCTAGCCGTTGTTAGTGCATTGTCAGGGGCGATCGACACCGAAGAAAGAGAAACCGTTTATTTCGCCATCATCAATTATGCTAACGGTTTAGACGACCTACGCAACCGCCAAGATGAGCTATTAATCGACTTGAGCCACCATTGGCAAATAAAACCCATATTACCCCACTCTGCCCATTAA
- a CDS encoding rubredoxin, translating to MSDAANEKTLAEQAPPSYECRSCGYRYVPSKGDSKGDIPPGTLFTDLPKPWKCPVCGARKTAFVNIGATDAPSGFAENLEYGFGVNNLTPGQKNLLIFGALFLGFLFFLSLYTLG from the coding sequence ATGAGTGATGCCGCCAACGAAAAAACTCTAGCCGAACAAGCCCCCCCAAGTTATGAATGTCGCTCCTGTGGATATAGATATGTTCCCTCTAAAGGGGATAGCAAAGGCGACATACCACCCGGTACACTATTTACCGACCTACCCAAACCTTGGAAATGTCCCGTCTGTGGCGCTCGTAAAACAGCCTTTGTGAACATTGGAGCTACCGATGCTCCCTCAGGATTTGCCGAAAACTTGGAATATGGCTTTGGGGTAAACAACTTAACCCCCGGACAAAAAAACCTCCTAATTTTTGGAGCATTATTCTTAGGATTTTTATTCTTTTTGAGTCTTTATACCTTAGGTTAG
- a CDS encoding photosynthesis system II assembly factor Ycf48, giving the protein MNLLLSKLKQFIIVISVGLLCVSCAVATSLSSNPWDVITLDTDATFADVAFTDDHNHGWLVGTKASLFETLDGGDTWQEKILELGDEKITFNGVSFYGEEGWISGEPFILLHTVDGGKNWERIPLSDQLPGAPYGVTALAPNTAEMITNLGAIYKTTDGGKNWKALVEGAVGVARNVSRSPSGKYVAVSARGNFYSTWVPGDTEWTPHLRNSSRRLQNMGFFDDERLWLIARGGRIQLTSSKDFEDWEDVITPEYSTSWGFLDLATHEDEIWLAGGSGNLLVSNDSGLTWFKDRDVEDVPSNLYRIVFPNSDQGFVLGQQGIVLKYNPDNAPPEFEEQA; this is encoded by the coding sequence ATGAACTTATTATTAAGTAAGCTAAAACAATTTATTATCGTTATTAGCGTCGGTCTATTATGTGTAAGTTGCGCTGTGGCAACCTCCTTGAGTAGTAACCCATGGGATGTCATTACCTTAGATACCGATGCCACCTTCGCCGATGTCGCCTTTACCGATGATCATAACCATGGTTGGTTGGTTGGTACAAAAGCCAGTCTTTTTGAAACCCTTGACGGTGGAGACACTTGGCAAGAAAAAATTCTTGAACTAGGAGACGAAAAAATAACTTTCAATGGTGTTAGTTTTTATGGTGAAGAAGGTTGGATTTCTGGTGAACCTTTTATTCTCCTCCACACCGTTGATGGTGGTAAAAACTGGGAAAGAATTCCTCTTAGTGATCAACTACCCGGCGCCCCCTATGGGGTAACTGCCCTTGCGCCTAACACCGCGGAAATGATTACTAATTTGGGTGCGATTTATAAAACTACTGACGGTGGTAAAAATTGGAAAGCCTTGGTAGAAGGTGCTGTGGGTGTGGCTCGTAATGTTAGTCGCTCTCCTAGTGGAAAATATGTGGCGGTGAGTGCTAGGGGTAATTTTTATTCCACTTGGGTACCAGGGGATACGGAATGGACTCCCCATTTACGTAATTCTTCCCGTCGTTTACAAAATATGGGCTTTTTTGATGATGAAAGACTGTGGCTCATTGCGAGGGGCGGTAGAATTCAATTAACTAGCTCGAAAGATTTTGAGGATTGGGAAGATGTGATTACCCCTGAATATTCCACTAGCTGGGGTTTTCTTGATTTAGCTACCCATGAAGATGAAATTTGGTTAGCTGGGGGTAGTGGTAATCTTTTAGTTAGTAATGATAGCGGTTTAACTTGGTTTAAAGATCGGGATGTGGAGGATGTTCCTTCTAATTTATACCGCATTGTTTTTCCTAATTCTGATCAAGGTTTTGTTTTAGGTCAACAGGGTATTGTATTAAAGTATAATCCTGATAATGCACCCCCTGAGTTTGAGGAACAAGCCTAG
- the cobA gene encoding uroporphyrinogen-III C-methyltransferase codes for MTVYFIGAGVGGIDYLTVKAHGLICRADVIIYDALADDRILDLAPAHCLQLNVGKRGGRVSTPQDKINQLLVDYGQSHNLVIRLKSGDPGIFGRLTPELRAIAPYNISYELIPGISSILAAPLLAGWNLTEKTHGKHFVVISGHNPHSLDWLILAQIDTIVIVMGAKNLSLIIDCLIRGDRHPHSPITIIKNAGRTNQQIWQGTLDNIMEKTKGLALSPCVIVIGNLIIN; via the coding sequence ATGACTGTTTATTTCATTGGGGCAGGAGTGGGAGGCATCGATTATCTGACGGTTAAGGCTCATGGTTTAATTTGTCGGGCTGATGTGATTATTTACGATGCTTTGGCTGATGATCGTATCCTTGATCTTGCCCCTGCCCATTGTTTACAATTAAATGTGGGTAAAAGGGGCGGACGAGTTAGCACTCCTCAGGATAAAATTAATCAGTTGTTGGTTGATTATGGTCAAAGTCATAATCTGGTAATTCGTCTTAAAAGTGGAGATCCTGGCATTTTTGGTCGTCTGACTCCAGAATTAAGGGCGATCGCCCCTTACAATATCAGTTATGAGTTAATACCAGGTATCTCGTCTATTCTGGCGGCCCCTTTACTCGCTGGGTGGAATTTGACGGAAAAAACCCACGGTAAACATTTTGTCGTAATTAGTGGGCATAATCCACATTCCCTTGATTGGCTCATTCTTGCTCAAATTGATACTATTGTTATTGTTATGGGGGCTAAAAATTTATCCCTAATTATTGATTGTTTGATAAGGGGCGATCGTCATCCTCATTCACCTATTACCATTATTAAAAATGCGGGAAGAACCAATCAACAAATATGGCAAGGAACATTAGATAATATTATGGAAAAAACGAAAGGATTAGCCCTCTCTCCATGTGTTATCGTAATTGGTAATCTAATTATTAATTAA